The Clostridium sp. AWRP genome has a window encoding:
- a CDS encoding polysaccharide deacetylase family protein — translation MKNKNIKGLIALGLLIFFIIGVHSVYKTKLVSSNDQKKVDNKSNVKSDKKNQTNIKKVLRVKDREFTGNNLKYNSESIPILYYHSIDYEKGNELRVPKEKFREQMKYLKDNGYTTLTLNELYNFLAYNKPVPNKSVVITLDDGYKDNYENAFPILKEFGFKATVFMITSSVNNEKDFLTSSELKQMDSYGMDIESHTVNHDKLDRLTYDKQIQTLKDSKEFLEKLLNKKIKYIAYPYGKWNESAIKALKTEGYSMAFTTAGGWTNKDQGIYTLHRVYVSEKYGMNEFKRRLTNGNYESTNK, via the coding sequence ATGAAAAATAAAAATATAAAAGGTTTAATTGCTCTAGGTTTATTGATTTTCTTTATAATTGGTGTACATAGTGTTTACAAAACTAAACTTGTATCTTCAAATGACCAAAAAAAGGTCGATAATAAATCAAATGTAAAGTCTGATAAAAAAAATCAAACAAATATAAAAAAGGTACTACGTGTTAAAGATAGAGAATTTACAGGAAATAATTTGAAATATAACTCTGAGTCTATTCCTATTTTATATTATCATTCTATAGATTATGAAAAGGGAAATGAATTAAGGGTGCCAAAGGAAAAATTTAGAGAACAGATGAAGTATTTAAAGGACAATGGATATACTACTCTTACTTTAAATGAACTTTATAATTTTTTAGCTTATAATAAACCGGTTCCTAATAAATCTGTAGTGATAACTCTTGATGATGGATATAAGGATAACTATGAGAATGCGTTTCCTATTTTAAAGGAGTTTGGATTTAAAGCTACCGTGTTTATGATTACGAGTAGTGTAAATAACGAGAAAGATTTTTTAACTTCCAGTGAGTTAAAGCAAATGGATAGTTATGGTATGGATATTGAAAGCCATACAGTAAATCACGATAAACTTGATAGGTTAACTTATGACAAACAAATACAGACTTTAAAAGATTCAAAGGAATTCTTAGAAAAACTTCTTAATAAAAAAATAAAGTATATTGCATATCCTTATGGCAAATGGAATGAAAGTGCCATAAAGGCATTAAAGACAGAAGGATATAGTATGGCTTTTACTACAGCAGGGGGGTGGACTAATAAAGACCAGGGAATATATACTTTACACAGAGTATATGTAAGTGAAAAGTATGGAATGAACGAATTTAAAAGACGGCTTACGAATGGAAATTATGAAAGTACCAACAAGTAA
- a CDS encoding 3D domain-containing protein, with protein sequence MVEKFKTYLKKYFPIGLRVEIIAVVILSVLIGVVFSTRKTIVVSVDGRSKKITTFCSTYRKVLDNSGISIGPKDKVKPSLDSRVENNTTLKIKRVVKIKVEADNKKLNLESAEDNVEDMLKAEKIGISKLDIVYPSRKHELKKGMNVVVTRVKTKDIKEDRPINYDTILKSDEQVENGTKKVVQEGQNGEKETVTRVVYQNGKEVSKKVISEIIKKQPVQKVIAIGTLTNYTPSRGTNLNYVESLQMRATAYTADYASTGKSPGDPAFGITASGTVARRNNGDYSSVAVDPRVIPLGTKLYIEGYGYAIAEDTGGAIKGNRLDLFFDSSSEVDNWGVRWVNVYVIR encoded by the coding sequence ATGGTGGAAAAGTTTAAGACTTACTTGAAAAAATATTTTCCAATTGGCCTTAGAGTAGAAATTATTGCAGTTGTAATTTTATCTGTTTTAATCGGAGTAGTATTTAGTACAAGAAAGACAATAGTTGTTTCAGTAGATGGAAGAAGCAAGAAGATTACCACGTTTTGTAGTACCTATAGAAAAGTTCTGGATAATAGTGGAATTAGCATAGGGCCTAAGGATAAAGTGAAGCCTAGTCTAGACAGTAGGGTGGAGAATAACACCACGTTGAAAATCAAAAGAGTAGTAAAAATCAAAGTAGAAGCTGACAATAAAAAGTTGAATTTAGAGTCTGCCGAGGATAATGTTGAAGATATGTTAAAGGCAGAAAAGATAGGAATTTCAAAACTTGATATAGTATATCCATCCAGAAAGCATGAATTGAAAAAAGGAATGAATGTAGTAGTGACTAGGGTTAAAACAAAAGACATAAAAGAGGACAGACCTATAAACTATGACACAATTTTGAAAAGTGACGAGCAGGTTGAAAATGGAACTAAAAAGGTTGTGCAAGAAGGACAAAATGGAGAGAAGGAGACTGTGACTAGGGTTGTATACCAAAATGGTAAAGAGGTTTCGAAAAAAGTAATTAGCGAAATCATAAAAAAGCAGCCGGTACAGAAAGTCATAGCCATAGGAACATTGACCAATTATACTCCGTCTAGGGGAACTAATCTTAATTATGTTGAATCACTGCAAATGAGGGCAACTGCATATACTGCAGATTATGCCAGTACAGGTAAGAGTCCTGGAGATCCAGCGTTTGGTATAACTGCATCTGGCACTGTAGCCAGAAGAAATAATGGAGATTATAGTTCAGTAGCAGTTGATCCTAGAGTAATACCACTTGGTACGAAGCTTTATATAGAAGGTTATGGTTATGCTATAGCAGAAGATACGGGTGGAGCTATCAAGGGAAATAGATTAGATTTATTTTTTGATTCTAGCTCAGAAGTAGACAACTGGGGTGTAAGATGGGTTAATGTTTATGTAATTAGGTAG
- a CDS encoding glucosaminidase domain-containing protein — protein sequence MNKNVKTLIITAAFALVAFQFKVSANSSLGAPRINIDTNKEWTVKFSSNLEPSTVNSTNIQVTDKNNVQVPVAVTLGNDPSTVLVSPKVSGYDPSEKYNLVIGEGLKSASGKNLSNPLSMQFTTSNKYSDGTSYTDLPKITSNKFEYAPLLSSEKQGFFIKCDSSSDVQYRIFVNGQNDKDGNYTELTNGYTNEDSGKITSLKTLSAGTNGEKYKAVIYVKRTGVTGAHKDGNTEYDNYYVDYFRCVDNVDSKSSEFINYDISLDDMVNTQLNSDSTPVFVAANVMDNAATKNQIKYYSDPNNFLDSYGKYQFLKLTYSDGVTADSLNNFLKGKGIFDGKGQAFLDAAKNNNISVAYLVSHAMLETGNGTSKLANGGATDSSGNYIYGVPVYNFFGINATDDNAVLNGTKTAYENGWTTVERAISGGAQWIGKWYINNPSTNQNTIYKMRWNPGNPGQHEYATDISWAYKQIPNIIKEMQDITSGSNLELEFEIPKYK from the coding sequence TTGAATAAGAATGTAAAGACACTTATAATAACAGCAGCTTTTGCACTAGTTGCTTTTCAATTTAAGGTATCTGCAAATTCTTCACTGGGAGCTCCTAGGATAAACATTGATACCAATAAAGAGTGGACTGTTAAATTCAGCAGCAATTTGGAACCAAGTACTGTAAATAGTACTAACATACAAGTTACTGATAAAAATAATGTTCAGGTTCCTGTGGCAGTAACTTTGGGAAATGATCCAAGTACCGTACTGGTAAGTCCTAAAGTATCAGGATATGATCCAAGTGAAAAATATAATCTTGTTATAGGGGAAGGCTTGAAATCAGCTTCAGGGAAAAATTTGTCCAACCCTTTAAGTATGCAGTTTACTACAAGTAATAAATATTCAGATGGGACAAGTTATACAGATCTTCCTAAGATAACTTCCAACAAATTTGAATATGCACCACTTCTGTCATCCGAGAAACAAGGCTTTTTTATAAAATGTGATAGCTCATCAGATGTACAGTATAGAATTTTTGTAAATGGACAAAATGACAAGGATGGAAATTATACTGAGCTTACAAATGGATATACTAATGAGGATAGCGGAAAAATAACATCTTTAAAAACGTTGAGTGCAGGTACTAACGGTGAAAAATACAAAGCAGTAATTTATGTGAAAAGGACAGGAGTTACTGGAGCCCATAAAGATGGGAATACAGAATATGATAACTATTATGTAGATTATTTTAGATGTGTGGATAATGTAGATAGTAAGTCTAGTGAATTTATAAATTATGATATATCTTTAGATGATATGGTAAATACGCAGTTAAATTCGGATAGTACACCTGTATTTGTAGCAGCTAATGTAATGGACAATGCTGCAACTAAAAATCAGATAAAATATTATTCTGATCCAAATAATTTTCTTGACAGTTATGGTAAATATCAATTTTTAAAGCTTACGTATTCTGATGGTGTTACAGCAGATAGTCTAAATAATTTTCTAAAAGGAAAAGGAATTTTTGATGGGAAAGGACAAGCATTTTTAGATGCAGCTAAAAATAATAATATAAGCGTAGCTTATTTAGTTTCACATGCTATGCTTGAAACAGGAAATGGTACTTCTAAGCTGGCAAATGGTGGAGCAACGGATAGTAGTGGAAATTATATTTATGGAGTACCTGTATATAATTTCTTTGGAATAAATGCAACAGACGATAATGCTGTTTTAAATGGAACTAAAACTGCATATGAGAATGGATGGACTACTGTAGAGAGAGCTATTTCAGGTGGAGCACAGTGGATAGGAAAGTGGTATATAAATAATCCATCAACAAATCAAAACACTATTTATAAAATGAGGTGGAATCCTGGGAATCCCGGACAGCATGAATATGCTACGGATATATCTTGGGCATATAAACAAATACCAAATATAATAAAGGAAATGCAGGATATAACATCAGGTTCCAATTTAGAATTAGAATTTGAAATACCTAAATATAAATAA
- a CDS encoding metal-binding protein, which yields MTIRDIMKYIESEYLVINDTPCEICGGEYLAENSNVSVVDGIPYDVCNCVCSECGHEKTFQFCAPFVEDEDLSKIKNILN from the coding sequence ATGACCATTAGAGATATAATGAAATATATAGAAAGTGAATATCTAGTTATAAATGATACTCCCTGTGAAATATGTGGAGGAGAATATTTAGCTGAAAATTCAAATGTATCCGTAGTTGATGGTATCCCCTACGATGTTTGTAATTGTGTATGTTCAGAATGCGGCCATGAAAAAACTTTTCAATTTTGTGCACCATTTGTGGAAGATGAAGATTTATCAAAAATAAAAAATATATTAAATTAA
- a CDS encoding uracil-DNA glycosylase, whose translation MLRWKELYEECLNCHKCSLGDNRTNMVFGDGNPKAHIMFIGEAPGADEDRTGIPFVGRAGQLLTKALEALDLYREKDYYICNICKCRPQNNRTPYEQEEEACIPYLRNQVALIRPKIIVCLGATAMGCILGKDWRITRDRGKWVERKGFYMTATFHPSAVLRDANKKAAFWEDLKSIKEKNEEIFQTKNVDT comes from the coding sequence TTGTTAAGGTGGAAAGAGCTCTATGAAGAATGTTTAAATTGTCATAAATGTAGTTTAGGAGATAACAGAACTAATATGGTTTTTGGAGATGGAAATCCTAAGGCACATATCATGTTTATAGGAGAAGCACCAGGAGCAGATGAGGATAGAACGGGAATACCTTTTGTAGGTAGGGCAGGTCAGCTTTTGACGAAAGCTCTTGAGGCACTTGATTTATATAGGGAAAAGGATTATTACATATGTAACATTTGTAAGTGCAGGCCCCAAAATAACAGAACTCCTTATGAGCAGGAAGAAGAAGCCTGTATTCCATATCTGAGAAATCAAGTAGCACTTATAAGGCCTAAAATAATAGTTTGCCTTGGTGCAACTGCTATGGGATGCATATTAGGAAAGGACTGGAGAATTACAAGAGATAGGGGAAAGTGGGTTGAAAGAAAAGGCTTTTATATGACTGCAACTTTTCATCCTTCAGCGGTTTTGAGAGATGCGAATAAAAAAGCTGCATTTTGGGAAGATTTAAAAAGTATAAAAGAGAAAAATGAAGAGATTTTTCAAACAAAAAATGTTGACACATAA
- a CDS encoding spore maturation protein yields MKYIIKAIIPIIIIFMVTYGQMKKVRVYECFVEGAREGIDICIKIFPYLLAMIIAVGVFRESKALDYFIGFVKPVVKFVGLPPEVVPLVLVKPLSGSGALGIFAETLSKFGPDSYIGRISSIIMGSTETIFYTLTVYFGAVGIKKIRHTLWAAVMADITAIITAVIVTRIMF; encoded by the coding sequence GTGAAGTACATAATAAAAGCTATAATTCCAATAATTATTATATTTATGGTTACCTATGGTCAAATGAAAAAAGTTAGGGTATATGAATGTTTTGTAGAAGGAGCCAGGGAAGGGATAGATATATGTATTAAGATATTTCCGTACCTATTAGCCATGATAATAGCAGTAGGGGTTTTTAGAGAATCTAAAGCTTTAGATTACTTTATAGGATTTGTAAAACCTGTAGTAAAATTTGTAGGACTTCCTCCTGAAGTAGTACCTCTTGTGCTTGTAAAGCCATTATCAGGCAGTGGGGCTCTTGGAATATTCGCTGAAACCTTAAGCAAATTTGGACCAGATAGTTACATAGGTAGAATTTCCTCTATAATTATGGGCTCTACGGAAACTATATTTTATACTCTTACAGTTTATTTTGGAGCGGTTGGTATAAAAAAAATAAGGCATACCCTTTGGGCAGCAGTAATGGCAGATATAACTGCAATAATCACAGCAGTTATAGTAACTAGAATTATGTTTTAA
- the metG gene encoding methionine--tRNA ligase translates to MTKKTYYITTPIYYPSANLHIGNTYTTVAADALARFKRLTGYDVMFLTGTDEHGQKIQRLAEAKGVTPIEYVDEIVAGIKKLWDMMNISYDKFIRTTEDYHIKAVQKIFKKLYDQGDIYKGSYEGLYCTPCESFWTETQAADGKCPDCGRSVEKTKEEAYFFKMSKYAPKLIKYIEDHPDFIQPESRKNEMLNNFLRPGLQDLCVSRTSFNWGIPVTFDEKHVIYVWIDALANYITALGYGSENEELYNKYWPADVHLVGKDILRFHTIYWPIMLMALGLPVPKKVFGHGWLLVDGGKMSKSKGNVVDPVVLVDNFGADAVRYYLLREIPFGSDGLFNNEIFIKRINSDLANDLGNLLSRTCAMVEKYFGGVVQEPIKKEQIDDELIKLALETPKKVEKNMNDLRIPEALDNIWDLITRSNKYIDETTPWILAKDEAKKDRLGTVLYNLLESLRIISVCVSPYLPETSTKMYKQLNTNVVSWDSIASFNGTKAGTNISKGELLFPRIDVDKKIEELNKLKEEKKAAQSFNEKSLKKQITIDDFDKIDLRVAKVLKCENIKGSNKLLKFQLQMGKEQRQVVSGIAKYYKPEELVGKYVVFVANLKPVKLKGEISEGMILSAASDDDSKLSILSLSDEVPSGSTVR, encoded by the coding sequence ATGACCAAGAAAACTTATTATATTACTACGCCAATTTATTATCCATCTGCAAATCTTCATATAGGAAATACCTATACTACTGTAGCAGCAGATGCTCTGGCAAGATTTAAAAGGCTTACAGGCTATGATGTTATGTTTTTGACAGGAACAGATGAACATGGACAGAAAATTCAGCGATTAGCTGAGGCAAAGGGTGTTACTCCTATAGAATATGTAGATGAAATAGTTGCTGGAATTAAAAAACTGTGGGATATGATGAATATAAGCTATGACAAGTTTATACGAACTACAGAGGATTACCATATTAAAGCAGTCCAAAAAATATTTAAGAAATTGTATGACCAAGGTGATATATATAAGGGAAGTTATGAAGGATTATACTGTACACCTTGTGAATCCTTTTGGACAGAAACCCAGGCAGCAGACGGTAAATGTCCTGACTGTGGAAGATCAGTAGAGAAAACTAAGGAAGAAGCATATTTCTTTAAAATGTCAAAATATGCCCCTAAACTTATAAAGTATATTGAGGATCATCCTGATTTTATACAGCCTGAATCTAGAAAAAATGAGATGCTAAATAATTTCTTAAGGCCTGGACTCCAGGATTTATGTGTTTCTAGAACATCATTCAACTGGGGAATACCTGTAACTTTTGATGAAAAACACGTGATATATGTTTGGATAGATGCTCTTGCAAATTATATAACAGCTCTTGGATATGGTAGTGAAAATGAAGAGTTATATAATAAATACTGGCCAGCAGATGTACATCTAGTTGGTAAAGACATATTAAGGTTTCATACAATTTATTGGCCTATAATGCTTATGGCATTGGGACTTCCTGTTCCTAAAAAGGTATTCGGACATGGATGGCTTCTGGTAGATGGGGGAAAGATGTCAAAGTCAAAGGGAAATGTAGTAGATCCTGTAGTTTTAGTAGATAATTTTGGTGCAGATGCTGTTAGATATTATCTATTGCGAGAAATACCATTTGGTTCAGATGGATTGTTTAATAATGAAATATTTATAAAAAGAATTAATTCAGATTTAGCCAATGATTTGGGAAATTTATTATCCAGAACTTGTGCTATGGTTGAAAAATATTTTGGTGGAGTAGTGCAAGAACCAATAAAAAAAGAACAAATTGATGATGAACTTATAAAGCTAGCACTAGAAACTCCTAAAAAAGTAGAAAAGAATATGAATGATTTAAGAATACCAGAAGCTTTAGATAATATATGGGATCTTATAACTAGATCAAATAAATATATAGATGAAACTACACCATGGATACTAGCTAAGGATGAAGCTAAAAAAGATAGGCTTGGAACAGTGCTTTACAATCTTTTAGAGTCACTTAGAATAATATCTGTATGTGTTTCTCCATATTTACCTGAAACAAGCACTAAAATGTATAAACAACTTAACACAAATGTTGTTTCCTGGGACAGTATAGCTTCTTTTAATGGAACTAAGGCTGGAACAAATATAAGTAAGGGAGAATTATTATTTCCTAGAATAGATGTAGATAAAAAAATAGAGGAATTAAATAAATTAAAGGAAGAAAAAAAAGCAGCACAGAGTTTTAATGAAAAATCTTTAAAAAAACAAATAACTATAGATGATTTTGATAAAATAGATTTAAGAGTTGCTAAAGTTTTAAAATGTGAAAACATAAAAGGGTCCAATAAACTACTTAAATTCCAACTTCAAATGGGAAAGGAACAGAGACAGGTAGTTTCAGGAATTGCAAAGTATTATAAACCAGAAGAGCTTGTGGGCAAATATGTAGTATTTGTAGCAAATTTAAAACCTGTAAAATTAAAAGGTGAAATTTCAGAAGGAATGATATTATCTGCAGCTTCAGATGATGATAGTAAATTATCCATACTATCACTTTCTGATGAAGTTCCAAGCGGAAGCACAGTAAGATAA
- a CDS encoding polysaccharide deacetylase family protein, translating into MTTRNNFSKIFKNSGLMLLGFIVVFGLFYGGYNYFHGNKSKTNKVISTDKKTGSEVSQKKVSKSNVKSSNKQGSDKDKNIRHNVSEDGMKYTYDAQKVKDILDNKAPNDGKKIAFLTFDDGPSTTVTPIILNTLKNYNVKATFCLLGENVEKNEKSKELVKEIFKEGHAIGNHTYTHSMRKLYPGNRLDVDTVMAEVEQDNVAIRNIVGQDFNTRVLRLPGGYMSRVYYHDPNLNEFNARLKEKDMYSIDWNAYDCDAEGRRKNADQLLEHVKRSVGSQQKVVILMHDTYGKEETARALPQIIEYLKGQGYEFKTIA; encoded by the coding sequence ATGACAACAAGGAACAACTTTAGTAAGATTTTTAAAAATAGTGGATTGATGTTACTCGGATTTATTGTAGTCTTTGGATTGTTCTATGGGGGATATAATTATTTTCATGGGAATAAGTCAAAAACCAATAAGGTAATATCTACTGATAAAAAGACTGGAAGTGAAGTTAGTCAGAAGAAGGTATCTAAAAGCAACGTAAAAAGTAGTAATAAACAAGGTTCAGATAAGGACAAGAATATTAGACATAATGTATCTGAAGATGGAATGAAATATACTTATGATGCACAAAAAGTAAAAGATATATTGGACAATAAAGCTCCAAATGACGGAAAGAAGATAGCATTTCTAACTTTTGATGATGGACCTTCTACTACTGTGACACCAATAATATTGAATACTTTGAAAAATTATAATGTGAAAGCAACTTTTTGTTTGCTAGGAGAAAATGTAGAAAAAAATGAAAAAAGTAAGGAACTAGTAAAAGAAATATTTAAAGAGGGACATGCTATTGGAAATCATACTTATACACACAGCATGAGAAAACTATATCCTGGAAATAGACTTGATGTAGATACTGTTATGGCAGAAGTTGAACAGGATAATGTAGCTATAAGGAACATTGTTGGACAAGATTTTAATACTAGGGTACTAAGACTTCCAGGAGGGTATATGTCAAGGGTATACTATCATGATCCTAATTTAAATGAATTTAATGCACGACTAAAGGAAAAAGATATGTACAGCATAGATTGGAATGCCTATGATTGTGATGCAGAAGGAAGAAGAAAAAATGCAGATCAGCTTTTAGAACACGTAAAAAGGAGTGTGGGTTCACAACAAAAAGTTGTTATACTTATGCATGATACTTATGGTAAAGAAGAGACAGCTAGAGCATTACCTCAAATTATAGAATATCTAAAAGGTCAGGGATATGAATTTAAAACAATAGCTTAA
- the ispF gene encoding 2-C-methyl-D-erythritol 2,4-cyclodiphosphate synthase, whose amino-acid sequence MKIGLGYDVHKLGYNRPLILGGVNIPFEKGLMGHSDADVLLHAIMDSLLGALCLGDIGKHFPDNDDKYKNISSLRLLSHVSSLIREKGYNIGNIDSIIIAEKPKLSPYIQDMRINIAKTLNITTSVISVKATTEEGLGFTGKGEGIAAQSICLLTANSK is encoded by the coding sequence GTGAAAATCGGGCTTGGTTATGATGTCCATAAATTAGGTTATAATAGACCTCTTATTTTAGGAGGCGTAAATATCCCTTTTGAAAAAGGCCTTATGGGACATTCAGATGCAGATGTACTTCTTCACGCAATAATGGATAGTCTTCTTGGAGCCTTATGTTTAGGTGATATTGGCAAACATTTCCCTGATAATGATGATAAATATAAGAACATATCTAGTCTTAGATTGCTCTCACATGTATCATCTTTAATTAGAGAAAAAGGATATAATATAGGAAACATAGATTCTATTATAATAGCCGAAAAACCTAAACTCTCTCCATACATACAAGATATGAGAATAAATATAGCTAAAACTCTAAATATAACTACATCTGTAATAAGTGTAAAAGCCACTACAGAGGAAGGTCTTGGCTTTACCGGCAAAGGAGAAGGTATAGCTGCTCAAAGCATCTGTTTGTTAACAGCTAATTCAAAATAA
- a CDS encoding DUF1836 domain-containing protein — protein sequence MKEHKFGMEYINKAAKNISDNTIVPYEDLPRYDLFLSQVTDYLNDKFQGEKYTNNIIQNYIKNEVISKPEDGKKRGYTKVHLTQLILLSYMRPILTTEEIKKVFRLAFNEINNGEDDIISWENAYKIFSDLHNNSLDDLMSKEHFNEKKFQDMVKDMDLKSDDEDRIGIFFVVISLICQASAIKKLVQNIVNNYEGK from the coding sequence ATGAAAGAACACAAATTTGGCATGGAATATATAAACAAAGCTGCTAAGAATATATCAGATAATACTATAGTACCTTATGAGGATTTGCCAAGGTATGATTTATTTTTATCTCAGGTTACAGACTATCTAAATGATAAGTTTCAAGGTGAAAAATATACGAATAATATAATACAGAATTATATTAAAAATGAAGTCATATCTAAACCCGAAGATGGTAAAAAAAGAGGATATACAAAAGTTCATTTGACACAGCTCATTTTATTAAGTTATATGAGACCTATATTAACCACAGAGGAAATAAAAAAGGTTTTCAGGCTTGCCTTTAATGAGATAAACAATGGAGAAGATGATATAATATCATGGGAAAATGCCTATAAGATATTTTCGGATTTGCATAACAATAGCCTTGATGATTTGATGAGTAAAGAACATTTTAATGAAAAAAAATTTCAAGATATGGTAAAGGATATGGACTTAAAATCTGATGATGAAGATAGGATAGGTATCTTTTTTGTGGTAATATCTTTAATTTGCCAGGCGAGTGCAATTAAGAAACTAGTTCAAAATATAGTAAATAACTATGAAGGAAAATAG
- a CDS encoding TatD family hydrolase, protein MELNIFDAHAHYDDEEFDEDRDKVIEELKKNNIVGVLNCGSSIEGARASVKLADKYDMFYAAVGVHPEYSDIFTDDILEELKILAKNKKVKAIGEIGLDYYYKENPAKEVQKAVFIKQMKLADELKLPVIIHDREAHEDTLNIVKQFKNVIGEIHCFSGSVEIAREFLKLGYYIGFTGVVTFKNAKKAVEVAREVPFNRILVETDCPYMAPVPFRGKRNRSEYIKFIIAKIAEIKGVEDSKISQLTIFNMKQLLNLVK, encoded by the coding sequence ATGGAACTAAACATATTTGATGCCCATGCGCATTATGACGACGAAGAATTTGACGAAGATAGGGACAAAGTAATAGAAGAGTTGAAGAAAAACAATATAGTTGGAGTATTAAATTGTGGGTCTTCTATTGAAGGAGCTAGAGCATCTGTTAAATTAGCGGATAAATATGATATGTTTTATGCAGCAGTAGGAGTGCATCCTGAATATTCAGACATATTTACTGATGATATATTGGAAGAATTAAAAATTTTAGCTAAAAATAAAAAAGTAAAGGCAATTGGGGAGATAGGGCTTGACTATTATTACAAAGAAAATCCTGCGAAAGAAGTGCAAAAAGCTGTATTTATAAAGCAGATGAAATTAGCAGATGAATTGAAATTACCGGTAATTATACATGACAGGGAAGCTCATGAAGATACTTTAAATATAGTAAAACAGTTTAAGAATGTTATTGGAGAAATACATTGTTTTTCTGGAAGTGTTGAGATTGCAAGGGAATTTTTAAAATTAGGATATTACATAGGATTTACAGGGGTAGTAACTTTTAAAAATGCAAAGAAAGCTGTTGAAGTTGCAAGGGAAGTTCCCTTTAATAGAATTTTAGTTGAGACAGATTGTCCCTATATGGCTCCGGTTCCTTTTAGAGGAAAGAGAAATAGATCTGAATATATAAAATTTATTATAGCTAAGATAGCTGAAATCAAAGGTGTAGAAGATAGTAAAATAAGTCAATTAACAATTTTTAACATGAAACAGTTGCTTAATTTGGTAAAATAG
- a CDS encoding nucleoside recognition domain-containing protein produces the protein MINIIWFSILAFGIGFGILSGRGEAVSKSIIASSDASVKLMISLLGIMCLWCGVMKIAEKSGLMNKIASLMRPVLKVLFKDASKDERAIGPIVMNLTANMMGLSNAATPFGIKAMDQLSNLNKKKEEASDDMALFLVLNAACIQLVPTTVISIRAAMGSKNPAETIIPAIITTTISAVVGVVCCKILQRYF, from the coding sequence GTGATAAACATTATATGGTTTTCTATTTTAGCATTTGGAATAGGGTTTGGAATATTATCTGGAAGGGGAGAGGCAGTGTCCAAGTCCATTATAGCTTCTTCAGATGCTTCAGTAAAACTTATGATAAGTCTTTTGGGGATAATGTGTCTCTGGTGTGGGGTAATGAAAATAGCAGAGAAAAGTGGGCTTATGAATAAAATCGCAAGCTTAATGAGACCCGTTTTGAAAGTTTTGTTTAAGGATGCCTCTAAAGATGAAAGAGCTATAGGGCCAATAGTTATGAACTTAACTGCTAATATGATGGGATTATCTAATGCAGCCACTCCTTTTGGAATAAAAGCTATGGATCAGCTTAGTAATCTCAATAAAAAGAAAGAAGAAGCAAGTGATGATATGGCGCTTTTTTTAGTTTTAAATGCAGCTTGTATACAGCTTGTACCAACTACGGTTATATCTATAAGAGCGGCAATGGGATCTAAAAATCCTGCAGAAACAATAATACCAGCTATAATTACAACTACTATATCTGCAGTAGTAGGAGTAGTATGTTGTAAAATTCTCCAGAGATATTTTTAA